In Pseudomonas poae, a single genomic region encodes these proteins:
- a CDS encoding methyl-accepting chemotaxis protein, protein MNKNLRFSHKILLAASLIVIAAFALFTLYNDYLQRNAIRDDLNNYLHEMGDVTASNIQTWLTGRIALIENAAQNIATNPEPSAVASLLEQKTLTSSFMATYVGDSKGAFTIRPDTKMPDGFDPRVRPWYKGAQSSNGSTLTEPYIDAATGKLIISIATPSTKVGQNIGVVGGDLSLQTLVDNIGALKFGGRGYAFLVSADGKVLVHPDKDLVMKTLADMYPKNTPKISSDFSEVEANGKDNIVTFTPIKGLPSVNWYLGISVDKDKSFAMLSEFRNSAVIATVIAVVIIIALLGMLIRVLLQPLHLMTRAMQDIADGEGDLTRRLTIQNHDEFGMLGNAFNRFVERIHTSIREVSSATEQVNEVALRVVSASNSSMVNSDEQANRTNSVAAAINELGAAAQEIARNAALASHQASDARHLAEDGQQVVERNIKAMNQLSAMISASSSNIEELNSKTVNIGQILEVITSISQQTNLLALNAAIEAARAGEAGRGFAVVADEVRNLAHRTQESAQQVQKMIEELQVGARDSVSTMSESQRHSHDSVDIANLAGERLNSVTQRIGEIDGMNQSVATATEEQTSVVESINMDITEINTLNQEGVENLQSTLRACADLEQQAARLKQLVGSFRI, encoded by the coding sequence ATGAATAAAAATCTGCGCTTCAGCCACAAAATCCTGCTTGCAGCCTCCCTTATCGTCATCGCCGCTTTCGCGCTGTTCACCCTCTACAACGACTACCTGCAACGCAACGCTATCCGTGATGACCTCAACAACTATCTGCATGAAATGGGCGACGTCACCGCCAGCAATATTCAAACCTGGCTCACCGGGCGTATTGCCCTGATAGAAAACGCCGCACAGAACATCGCCACCAATCCTGAACCTTCCGCCGTTGCCAGCCTGCTGGAACAGAAAACCCTGACCTCTTCGTTCATGGCCACCTACGTGGGTGACAGCAAGGGTGCCTTCACCATCCGCCCCGATACCAAGATGCCCGACGGTTTCGACCCGCGTGTTCGCCCCTGGTACAAGGGCGCGCAGAGCAGCAACGGTTCGACCCTGACCGAACCTTATATCGATGCTGCCACCGGCAAGTTGATCATTTCCATCGCGACCCCTAGCACCAAGGTTGGCCAAAATATCGGCGTGGTCGGTGGTGACCTGAGCCTACAAACCCTTGTGGATAACATTGGTGCGCTGAAATTCGGCGGCAGGGGCTATGCGTTCCTCGTCAGTGCCGACGGCAAGGTGCTGGTGCACCCGGACAAAGACCTGGTGATGAAAACCCTGGCCGACATGTATCCGAAAAATACGCCGAAAATCAGCAGCGATTTCAGCGAAGTCGAGGCCAACGGCAAGGACAATATCGTGACGTTTACACCGATCAAGGGTCTGCCATCGGTGAACTGGTACCTCGGCATTTCGGTGGATAAAGACAAATCCTTCGCCATGCTCAGCGAGTTTCGCAACTCGGCGGTGATCGCCACCGTCATTGCCGTGGTGATCATCATCGCCCTGCTGGGCATGTTGATCCGTGTGCTGTTGCAACCCCTGCACCTGATGACCCGCGCCATGCAGGACATCGCTGACGGCGAGGGCGACCTGACTCGCCGCCTGACCATCCAGAATCACGACGAATTCGGCATGCTGGGTAACGCATTCAACCGCTTCGTAGAGCGGATTCACACATCGATCCGCGAAGTGTCCTCGGCCACCGAGCAGGTCAATGAAGTGGCACTGCGGGTGGTCAGCGCTTCAAATTCATCGATGGTCAACTCCGACGAACAGGCCAACCGCACCAACAGCGTTGCCGCCGCCATCAACGAACTGGGGGCCGCCGCTCAGGAAATCGCGCGCAACGCAGCACTGGCTTCGCACCAGGCCAGTGATGCACGGCACTTGGCCGAAGATGGCCAGCAAGTGGTTGAGCGCAATATCAAGGCGATGAACCAGCTGTCGGCGATGATTAGTGCTTCGAGCAGCAATATCGAAGAACTCAATAGCAAAACGGTGAATATCGGACAGATTCTGGAAGTGATCACCAGTATTTCCCAACAAACCAACCTGCTGGCGCTGAACGCAGCCATCGAAGCGGCCCGCGCCGGGGAAGCCGGACGTGGGTTTGCAGTGGTTGCCGATGAAGTGCGCAACTTGGCCCACCGCACCCAGGAGTCGGCACAACAAGTGCAAAAGATGATTGAGGAGCTGCAAGTCGGCGCCCGGGATTCAGTCAGCACCATGAGTGAAAGCCAGCGTCACAGCCATGACAGCGTAGACATCGCCAACCTGGCCGGCGAGCGCCTGAACAGCGTAACCCAGCGTATTGGTGAAATTGACGGCATGAACCAATCGGTCGCCACCGCCACCGAAGAACAGACCTCGGTGGTGGAGTCGATCAATATGGACATCACCGAGATCAACACCCTCAACCAGGAGGGTGTGGAAAACCTGCAATCAACCCTGCGCGCCTGCGCTGATCTGGAACAACAGGCCGCACGGTTGAAACAACTGGTGGGCAGTTTCCGAATCTGA
- the argJ gene encoding bifunctional glutamate N-acetyltransferase/amino-acid acetyltransferase ArgJ, giving the protein MAVGLGPLPTLHPVAGFELGIASAGIKRPGRKDVVVMRCAEGSTVAGVFTLNAFCAAPVILAKQRVAGNIRYLLTNTGNANAGTGEPGLVAAARTCAKLAQLTGVDASQVLPYSTGVIGEPLPVEKIEGALQAALDDLSVDNWAAAATGIMTTDTLPKGASRQFVHEGVTVTVTGISKGAGMIRPNMATMLGYIATDAKVSRDVLHSLILDGANKSFNRITIDGDTSTNDCCMLIATGQANLPEITSASGPLFAALKQAVFDVCMDVAQAIVRDGEGATKFVTVEVNGGGNHQECLDVGYTVAHSPLIKTALFASDPNWGRILAAVGRAGVPDLDVSKIDVFLGDVCIASRGARAETYTEAQGSAVMQQEEITIRIELGRGECSETIWTTDLSHEYVKINAEYRT; this is encoded by the coding sequence ATGGCTGTTGGTCTTGGTCCTTTGCCCACATTGCACCCGGTTGCCGGTTTTGAACTCGGTATCGCTTCGGCCGGCATCAAGCGCCCAGGGCGCAAGGATGTGGTGGTGATGCGCTGTGCCGAAGGCTCGACCGTCGCCGGTGTGTTCACCCTCAACGCGTTTTGCGCAGCGCCGGTGATCCTGGCCAAGCAACGCGTTGCCGGCAACATCCGTTACCTGCTGACCAACACTGGCAACGCCAACGCTGGCACCGGCGAGCCAGGCCTGGTGGCGGCTGCGCGTACCTGCGCCAAGCTGGCCCAACTGACCGGCGTGGATGCCAGCCAAGTGCTGCCGTACTCCACCGGTGTGATCGGTGAGCCGCTGCCCGTCGAGAAGATCGAAGGCGCACTGCAAGCCGCGCTGGATGATCTGTCTGTGGATAACTGGGCCGCCGCCGCCACCGGCATCATGACCACTGACACCCTGCCAAAAGGCGCAAGCCGCCAGTTCGTGCACGAAGGCGTGACCGTCACCGTGACCGGCATCAGCAAGGGCGCAGGCATGATCCGCCCGAACATGGCCACCATGCTCGGCTACATCGCCACCGACGCAAAAGTTTCCCGTGACGTGCTGCACAGCCTGATCCTGGACGGCGCCAACAAGTCGTTCAACCGCATCACCATCGATGGCGACACCTCGACCAACGACTGCTGCATGCTGATCGCTACCGGCCAGGCCAACCTGCCGGAAATCACCTCGGCCAGCGGTCCGTTGTTTGCGGCGTTGAAGCAGGCCGTGTTCGACGTGTGCATGGACGTGGCCCAGGCCATCGTGCGTGATGGTGAAGGCGCTACCAAGTTCGTCACTGTTGAAGTCAACGGCGGTGGCAACCACCAGGAATGCCTGGACGTGGGTTACACCGTTGCGCACTCGCCGCTGATCAAGACCGCGCTGTTCGCCTCCGACCCGAACTGGGGCCGCATTCTTGCCGCCGTGGGCCGTGCCGGTGTGCCAGACCTGGACGTGAGCAAGATCGACGTGTTCCTTGGTGATGTGTGCATCGCCAGCCGTGGCGCGCGTGCCGAGACCTACACCGAAGCCCAAGGCTCGGCGGTCATGCAGCAGGAAGAAATCACCATCCGTATCGAGTTGGGCCGCGGTGAGTGCAGCGAAACCATCTGGACCACTGACCTGTCACACGAGTACGTGAAGATCAACGCGGAATACCGTACCTGA
- a CDS encoding cob(I)yrinic acid a,c-diamide adenosyltransferase, which produces MGFRLSKIYTRTGDKGETGLGDGRRVPKDHPRVEAIGEVDTLNSQLGLLLANLEEQSGQHPELKDVIEVLTPCQHRLFDLGGELAMPVYKALNAAEVDRLEAAIDRWNEEVGSLENFILPGGSALIAQAHVCRSLARSAERRCQQLNAVEPLEGVGLAYINRLSDLLFVAARVIAKRQGVAEVLWQAAAKPH; this is translated from the coding sequence ATGGGCTTTCGCCTGTCGAAGATCTACACCCGCACCGGCGACAAGGGTGAAACCGGCCTCGGCGACGGCCGCCGTGTGCCCAAGGACCACCCGCGGGTGGAGGCGATTGGCGAAGTCGATACGCTGAACAGCCAGTTGGGGTTGTTACTGGCCAATCTGGAAGAACAGAGCGGCCAGCACCCTGAATTGAAAGATGTGATTGAAGTGCTCACGCCGTGCCAGCATCGTTTGTTTGATTTAGGCGGCGAGCTGGCGATGCCGGTATACAAAGCGCTGAACGCAGCCGAGGTGGACCGGCTGGAAGCGGCGATTGACCGCTGGAATGAAGAAGTGGGGTCGCTGGAGAACTTCATCCTGCCCGGTGGCTCGGCGTTGATTGCCCAGGCCCATGTATGCCGCAGCCTGGCGCGCAGTGCAGAGCGACGCTGTCAGCAGTTGAATGCGGTGGAGCCGTTGGAAGGGGTTGGCTTGGCGTATATCAATCGCTTGTCGGATTTGCTGTTTGTGGCGGCGCGGGTGATTGCCAAGCGCCAAGGTGTTGCAGAAGTGTTGTGGCAGGCGGCTGCCAAGCCCCATTGA
- a CDS encoding putative 2-dehydropantoate 2-reductase — protein MSTTWHILGAGSLGTLWAARLARAGVPVRLILRDEARLASYQAAQGLTLVEQGVAHTYPVIGETPDSPQPIRRLLVACKAYDAENAVAQLQHRLAPDAELILLQNGLGSQDAVAAQLPQARCIYASSTEGAFRDGDWRVVFAGHGYTWLGDASHPTPPLWLDDLEAAGIPHEWSTDILTRLWRKLALNCAINPLTVLYQCRNGELQSHQCEVATLCAELAELLECCGQPAAAVDLQQEVERVIHATAANYSSMYQDVANARRTEISYLLGYACQAAARHQLNLPHLQQLQIRLVDQLLARGLPRD, from the coding sequence ATGTCGACCACCTGGCACATTCTCGGCGCAGGCAGCCTGGGCACACTCTGGGCTGCGCGCCTGGCCCGTGCCGGCGTGCCCGTGCGGTTGATTCTGCGCGATGAGGCACGCCTGGCCAGTTATCAGGCGGCACAAGGCCTGACGCTGGTGGAACAAGGTGTGGCGCACACTTATCCGGTAATCGGCGAAACGCCCGACAGCCCGCAGCCAATCCGTCGCCTGCTGGTGGCGTGCAAAGCCTACGATGCCGAAAACGCGGTTGCACAGCTGCAACACCGATTGGCGCCAGACGCCGAACTGATCCTGCTGCAAAACGGCCTTGGCAGCCAGGACGCGGTGGCCGCACAACTGCCCCAGGCTCGCTGCATCTATGCGTCCAGTACCGAGGGTGCATTTCGCGACGGCGATTGGCGCGTAGTCTTTGCCGGCCATGGCTACACCTGGCTGGGGGACGCGAGCCACCCTACGCCGCCCTTGTGGCTGGACGACCTGGAAGCCGCCGGTATCCCCCACGAATGGAGCACCGATATCCTGACGCGCCTGTGGCGCAAGCTGGCGCTCAATTGCGCGATCAACCCACTGACCGTGCTGTATCAATGCCGCAACGGCGAACTGCAGTCCCATCAATGCGAAGTCGCCACGCTGTGCGCCGAACTCGCCGAACTCTTGGAGTGTTGCGGCCAACCCGCCGCCGCCGTGGACCTGCAGCAAGAAGTAGAACGCGTGATACACGCCACTGCCGCCAATTATTCCTCGATGTACCAGGACGTGGCCAACGCCCGACGCACCGAAATCAGCTACCTATTGGGCTATGCTTGCCAGGCGGCGGCTCGTCACCAGTTGAACCTGCCGCATTTGCAACAGCTGCAGATCCGCCTGGTCGACCAGTTGCTTGCACGCGGATTGCCCCGCGACTGA
- a CDS encoding YajQ family cyclic di-GMP-binding protein: protein MPSFDVVSELDKHEVTNAVENAVKELDRRYDLKGKGSFEFKEKELTVNLTAEADFQLEAMIEILKLSLVKRKIDAQCLEIKDAYASGKLMKQEAVLKEGIDKELAKKIVAHIKDAKLKVQAAIQGEQVRVTGKKRDDLQEAIAALRAKTFDMPLQFNNFRD from the coding sequence ATGCCTTCGTTCGACGTGGTATCCGAACTGGACAAACACGAAGTCACCAACGCCGTCGAGAACGCCGTCAAGGAACTGGACCGTCGCTATGACTTGAAAGGCAAGGGCAGCTTCGAATTCAAGGAAAAGGAACTGACCGTCAACCTGACCGCTGAAGCCGATTTCCAGCTGGAAGCGATGATCGAGATCCTCAAGCTGTCGCTGGTCAAGCGCAAGATCGACGCGCAGTGCCTTGAAATCAAGGACGCCTACGCTTCGGGCAAGCTGATGAAGCAGGAAGCCGTGCTCAAGGAAGGCATCGACAAGGAGCTGGCCAAGAAAATAGTCGCCCATATCAAGGATGCCAAGCTGAAAGTCCAGGCGGCCATCCAGGGTGAGCAGGTTCGGGTTACCGGCAAGAAGCGTGATGACCTGCAAGAGGCGATTGCTGCCTTGCGTGCCAAGACCTTCGACATGCCGCTGCAGTTCAATAACTTCCGCGACTGA